The Radiobacillus deserti genomic interval GGATACCTTTCCATTTTGATGCGTGATATATATTTTGGCATGCCCCTTTATCACATAAAACAAATATTTTGGCCTCATGCCTTCTCGAATAATCCAATCATCGCGTTGATATTCATGGACTTCCATGAACTCCTCAACTGGAAAGGAAAATAAATGCTCAATGGAGTACCGATCCAGGTAAAATTGCTTCGTATCTTTTTTAAGATTTTCCATTCTTCCACCTCAAAATAGGAGATTTCTCATATTATTTATCTCTCACTCCATGATATCATGCATTCCAAAGAGGGGGATACATAATGAATACACAGCGTTGGATGAGTGTACGTTTTTTTAGTTTCTTTTTAACATGGGGTATTTTTCTACCCTATTGGTCAGGGTGGATGATTCATACAAAAGGCATTACCGTTTCACAAGCTAGTTTCATTATGAGTTTTGGCTTACTAGCTAGAGGGATTTCTACATTATTTGCCTTTCCATATCTATCTGGAATATTCAGCAGTAAACAGTTACTGCGAATCGCGGGAATCGGATCCTTTCTTGCGATTATCTGTTACATACCTGCTCATTCCTTTTCCAGTTTGCTCTTCGTAACTATTGTGTTACATCTGTTTTATCCGACTTTGATGCCTGCATTGGACAGTGCTGCAGGTGTCCTCGTACAAAGCAATCAATTAAAGCACTATGGAAGAAGCAGACAGTGGGGATCTATCGGATTTGTCTCGATAGGAATGCTCATCACTATTTTCACAGGATACTTTGGAGATGAAGTGATTTTATGGGCTCTGTTACTTGGAGTGATGGGCTTTGTATGGCTAACTACGATGCGGGCGCCTGAAGTTTTATCCGCAAAGCCGGAACCAAGCTCAGTAGATAAGGAGAGCATTCTTCAGGTATTTCGCATTCGCCATTTTGGGTTAGTGCTTATCATTGTCCTTTTACTACAATCAGCACATGCTACGTACTACAATTACGGCTATATTTACTTACAAGAAATAGATGCTCCAACCTACCTAATAGGAGTAATTATTAACATTGCTGTGCTTGCAGAGATCTTATTTTTCTTTATCGCAGACAAACACTTTGGCAATTTCTCAGTTGGAGCTTTACTTACCATTGCAGCCATCGGCTCCACAATTCGGTGGATACTCGTATTTGCGTTTCCAAGCGTCGTCATATTCTGCATCGCACAGACGTTGCATGCACTTTCCTTTGCAATGGCCCATTATGCGTTTATGAAATATGTAGTTGCACATGTTCCACCTACACATATTGCAAAAGTACAAGGGGTTTATTCGGCACTTGCACTTAGCTGGGGGACGGCACTATTTACCATATTCGGTGGGTTCTTATATGAGGTAGAACCTAGGTACGCCTTCATTGGAATGGTTATTTGTACAATTCCTTCTTTGCTTCTTGCACTTTATTATCGCAGGTTGGAGCAAAACAAAGAAGTTTTCCAGTCTATTTAACATTTTCCTTTTTATACCGATAAAAATATGTTGATATATTTAAAAGTAGGGAGTCCTCAAGAATGTTCACAAAAAAGGGAAAAGAAAAAAAATCTCCTTCTTTAAGAGAAGAAGCAGACAAACAAAAGCAATATGTAAAGATAGACATCAGTAAGAACCAAACCTTATCGGATCAGCTATCGGTCATTGACCTTTCGTTAGATGACTTAGCAGTTGCAAAAGCTCTTCAACCATTAATTGCAGAAAACATTGAGAAAATTTACAATCCTATCTATTACCATCCTATTGATGGGATTCGTAAAGTAGTGGATATGACGTCGATAGGTGTGGATTTAGAGGGATGTCAGCAATATGTGATTGGCTTTTTCGATGGAATTATTGATGATAACTTTATCGAAAGAAGATACAACATCTCTAAGTATTATTTAATGGTTGGTGTGGAGGTTAAATGGTATATTTGTACGAATCAAGCGTTTATAAACACCATTCTTGATATTTTAAAGGAAAGGTATAGCGACGACATTGACACATTAGTATTAGCATCTAAAGTCATTACGAAGATATTTAACCTTGAATTGCAACTATGCCTTTCTATTCTTCAAGAATTACAGCAAGAGGAAGCAGCAACGAAAGAACAGACTGCTAAGCAAAATATCAAAGAATCCATCGGTCCTATTACAGAAGAATTAGCTAGTATGTCAGAAGAGGTTGGTCATTCCGTAGAAAATGCAATTAAAGGGTCAGAAGCAATTAAGTCGGATCTGGCAGATAGTTTACAGTCATCCATTATCACAGCAGAAACTTCTCAAACGGGAAAACAACAGTTAGACCTAGTAACAGAAGAGACTGTATCCTTAAAAGATAGTGTGAATATTATCAAAACGAATTTTGGATCCCTCGAAGCCAATTCTAAAGAAATTGGGGACATCATTGCTGTTATTACCGACATTGCAGAGCAAACGAACCTTTTAGCCTTAAATGCTGCGATTGAAGCAGCTAGAGCAGGGGAGCACGGAAAAGGATTCTCTGTTGTAGCAGAGGAAGTTAGAAAGCTTGCCGAACAAACAAAAACATCCTCCAGTCATATAACAGAAATGATTCGATCCATCACGAGTCATATCGAGGATATGGTGGAGCAAATTAATGATGTAGATTCTAAAAGTATATCGGTAAACCAAAATGTTCAACATACATTGAATAACCTACAAGAAATTCTTGAATCCAGTAAAACAAGTAAAGAAAAGAATGAACGAAATAACGAAGAAATCATTACATTTACAAATACACTAAAAGAAATCGGCAATACAGGGGCAAAAGTAGCAGAATTAGCAGATGATTTAAATCAGACGATGCAGAGCTACTAATACATATATACCATTTGCACCAAGGGACCTCATCGAAGGTCCTTTTTTTATTCCAAAATTTAAAATTATTTTGGAATATTTTCCAACCTGTTTTTATAAATAATTATATATGACTCAGAAAGAGCGTGAAAATTATTTATGAAAACATTCTATTCGTTGATGTTTATTCTTTTATCCCTTTGCTTGATAGCTCTCGTGTTTTTCCACTATTACTTTGACCGGAAAGCAAGCCATATCGCCACCTCTCCTAGTCGTTACATAGAAACAAGTATTCAAAATAAGGGAGATGTTTGTAAGGAAAAAACGAATTCATCTATCCCCCCCAATCTGAACCAAGAGGGATGGGGTCTAATTTGGCACGATGAATTTGACTCGCTTTGCTTAAGTTCCAGTAAGTGGAACATAGAAGATTGGGCTGCAAATAAGAATAACGAATTGCAATATTATTCACCGGATAATGTCAAAGTAGAAAATGGTGTATTAACGTTGACCAGCAGACAGGAATCATTTAAAGGAAGGGATTATACATCGGGAGCTGTTCATACACAGGGGAAATTTGACTTCTTATATGGAAAGGCCGAAATGCGGGCAAAGCTACCAGCGGGACAAGGAATATTCCCAGCATTTTGGATGATGACGGATAAAGAGGAAACATGGCTTCCTGAAATCGATATTATGGAAATGCTTGGTCACCGGCCGGATGAAATATGGATGGTTCACCATTGGTTAGACTCAAATGGAAACTTACAAAGTAATTCCGGCTCCTTTAAAGGTTCAAACTTTTCTACAGACTATCATACATTTGGTATCGAATGGACCCCCGACTCCATTACATGGTTTATCGACGGTGTAGAAAGATTTAAATCGGAAGTTAGTGTTCCAAATGAACGGATGTATTTGTACTTAAATACAGCTGTTGGCGGAATATGGCCAGGGGACCCCGATCATACGACGGTGTTTCCTGTTCAATTTGATATAGATTATGTCCGAGTTTATGAGAAAAAGGGAGAGTGAGGAACAGCTACGATTGTACCTTAAAAGGGTAAGATGTTCAGTCAGATGACTTTTGGCTTATACAACAAAAAGGAAAAATATCCTTTTCGCCATGCTGAAGGCGTTTTAGAAACTAGGAGGAAAGTGCATGTTGTTAATTGTCACGTTGATTTTTTTTGGTCTTTTTATGTTGTTCCATACGCTTTACATTTTTATCCCGCTTTACACGAGTAGAACAAAGATAAAGGTTTATCCGGTCAAGGAAAAAGGCTTCAGTATATTAATCCCAGCCTATAACGAAACGCCTGTCATTAAAAATTGTTTAATGGGCATTTTGAATTTGAATTATACCAATCTAGAAGTTCTTTTCATTAATGACGGGTCTACAGACGATACAATGGAAACCTTTCATAAACATCTTGGGCTTGTGAAAGCCTCTAGGCAAAAACAAGAATTATTAGAATATGAGGAAATACATAATGTTTATCAATCAACAAAATACCCGTATGTTTGGGTATTAGATAAAAAAAATGGTGGAAAAGCGGATTCTCTAAATGCCGGAATAGATTATGCTCATAAAGAATTCGTCGTCACCTTAGATGCAGACAGCATCCTCGAATCTACCTCCATAAAAGAGATGAATCGAATTTTTTCCAATAAATCTATATTAGCCGCTGGTGGATTAGTTCACATTGTTCAAGGCTTTCATCATACCGTAGATTCCTTTACTCCTTGTTTTAAAATACCAGGCTTAATACGTTTTCAAGTGGTCCGATATTTAACAGGTTTTTACATGAACAAAGTAACACAATCAAAACTTGGATCGCTTACTGTTATTGCTGGTGCTTTCGGTGCCTTTCGAAAAGATATCTTATTTCAAGTGAAAGGTTATCGGAAAACAGTAGGCGAGGATATGGATATAACATTAAGAATTCAAGAATTAATCGGAACCGATTTAAAAGGGAAGAAAATTGTTTTTGTTCCTGAAGCAATGTGTTATACCGAATGTCCTTCTAGTCTCAAAAGTCTATATAAACAACGAATCCGTTGGCAGAAAGCATTTATTGATTGCATTATTAACTATAGCAAATCTTTCTATCGAAAAATGAATTTTAAAACATCCACCTTTGTTCTACTAGACTCACTCTTACTTGGTACCATTTCTGCCTATCCCATCCTGTTCATTCCTATCATTGCCATTCTAACGATTAACCATTGGGAATTTTATGTTTTATTATTCTCTATATCGGTTGGGTTAGCTATGCTACTCAATTTTGCAACCTTGTTAGTTTCCAAAAGATATGGGCATGCTTATCGTTTAAAAGATTACATTTCCTTTCTCTTCTTTCTCCCCATTGAAATCATGGTCTATCGAGTTACAGAAGTCATATTTGTGACCTTTGGAACCATCCTTTACTTTTTCAATAAAGAAGGATGGAGTCGCTCTGAAAGAATCGGGAAACCCGTTATGATAACAAATCATGTGCAGGCTCGCAATACTCTCGGAGGAGAATAAAGTGAAAAAATATACGTTATCTAACCTATTGTTTACGTTTCTATTTCTAATCGTTTTGATTCCTCTCTGTTATTTGCTTTACAACCATGTATTAAGCTATTGGTCTTCACCTGTATCAGCTAAAACGTCATATCATGAGTTCGATGCCCCGGCGATTGAAGTCAATCGTGATTTTACAGGTGTAAAAGAGTATGCGGATAAAGTAACCGTTCTTATGTATCACCAAATCATTCCCAAAAAACAACTAAACGAACAGCATTATGCCGAAAACGGCGAATTAAAAGATAGTATTGTGACACTAGAAGACTTTTCTGAGCAAATGAACTATTTAAAAGAAAATAATTATCCGATTTTATCCCTTAAAGAATTTGAATTATTTATGAGCGAAAAGAAGAAAGTACCAGAAAAAAGTGTTTTAATTACATTCGATGACGGCTATAAGAATGTCTTTGAATTTGCCTACCCTGTATTGAAACAGCATGGATTCTTCGCGGTTCACTTTATTATTACAGGGCGAATTACAGATAAAACGGTTGAATATGATCCATCCGATCACCAATATGCAAGCATAGAAGAAATTAATCGATCAACAGATGTGTTTGATTACGGAAATCATACCCATTCTTTACATCAAAAAAATAATAAAGGAACTGCATACTTAAAAGCGTATAGTCCAGATAAAGTGAAAAAAGACCTTGCTAAAGCAAGCAAACAAATTGGAAACTCAACAGCGTTTGCAGCTCCCTACGGAGAATATAGTACGACGACACTAAACATATTAAAGGAATTGGATATGAAAATGGCGTTTACCGTTAAAGCTGGGTATGCTGAACCTACACAGCATACGTTAGAAATACCAAGACAGGCTATATTGCCTTCTTATACGATGAAGGATTTTAAATATATCCTAACTAAACATGAGTAAGTGACTTTAAAACACAGCCACTGATGTTGCAAGGAGAAGGATTTGAAAATCTTCTCCTTTTATTTACCTAACCCTGATAACTAGGAGGATCATCTTTTCTAATACATAGTTTATTTTATATTGTAATTAGTTTGATACCAAACTATAATATAACTATGGAAACGAGAGATGCAATATCATTACTTTCTAAAATTAGAGACAAAGTGAATCGATTTATTTTATCAGAGATGGAGAAGGCTGGAATAGATGGTATCGGTACCTCACACGGCGATATCCTCTATGCTTTATT includes:
- a CDS encoding glycosyltransferase family 2 protein gives rise to the protein MLLIVTLIFFGLFMLFHTLYIFIPLYTSRTKIKVYPVKEKGFSILIPAYNETPVIKNCLMGILNLNYTNLEVLFINDGSTDDTMETFHKHLGLVKASRQKQELLEYEEIHNVYQSTKYPYVWVLDKKNGGKADSLNAGIDYAHKEFVVTLDADSILESTSIKEMNRIFSNKSILAAGGLVHIVQGFHHTVDSFTPCFKIPGLIRFQVVRYLTGFYMNKVTQSKLGSLTVIAGAFGAFRKDILFQVKGYRKTVGEDMDITLRIQELIGTDLKGKKIVFVPEAMCYTECPSSLKSLYKQRIRWQKAFIDCIINYSKSFYRKMNFKTSTFVLLDSLLLGTISAYPILFIPIIAILTINHWEFYVLLFSISVGLAMLLNFATLLVSKRYGHAYRLKDYISFLFFLPIEIMVYRVTEVIFVTFGTILYFFNKEGWSRSERIGKPVMITNHVQARNTLGGE
- a CDS encoding globin-coupled sensor protein, coding for MFTKKGKEKKSPSLREEADKQKQYVKIDISKNQTLSDQLSVIDLSLDDLAVAKALQPLIAENIEKIYNPIYYHPIDGIRKVVDMTSIGVDLEGCQQYVIGFFDGIIDDNFIERRYNISKYYLMVGVEVKWYICTNQAFINTILDILKERYSDDIDTLVLASKVITKIFNLELQLCLSILQELQQEEAATKEQTAKQNIKESIGPITEELASMSEEVGHSVENAIKGSEAIKSDLADSLQSSIITAETSQTGKQQLDLVTEETVSLKDSVNIIKTNFGSLEANSKEIGDIIAVITDIAEQTNLLALNAAIEAARAGEHGKGFSVVAEEVRKLAEQTKTSSSHITEMIRSITSHIEDMVEQINDVDSKSISVNQNVQHTLNNLQEILESSKTSKEKNERNNEEIITFTNTLKEIGNTGAKVAELADDLNQTMQSY
- a CDS encoding glycoside hydrolase family 16 protein, with protein sequence MKTFYSLMFILLSLCLIALVFFHYYFDRKASHIATSPSRYIETSIQNKGDVCKEKTNSSIPPNLNQEGWGLIWHDEFDSLCLSSSKWNIEDWAANKNNELQYYSPDNVKVENGVLTLTSRQESFKGRDYTSGAVHTQGKFDFLYGKAEMRAKLPAGQGIFPAFWMMTDKEETWLPEIDIMEMLGHRPDEIWMVHHWLDSNGNLQSNSGSFKGSNFSTDYHTFGIEWTPDSITWFIDGVERFKSEVSVPNERMYLYLNTAVGGIWPGDPDHTTVFPVQFDIDYVRVYEKKGE
- a CDS encoding MFS transporter encodes the protein MNTQRWMSVRFFSFFLTWGIFLPYWSGWMIHTKGITVSQASFIMSFGLLARGISTLFAFPYLSGIFSSKQLLRIAGIGSFLAIICYIPAHSFSSLLFVTIVLHLFYPTLMPALDSAAGVLVQSNQLKHYGRSRQWGSIGFVSIGMLITIFTGYFGDEVILWALLLGVMGFVWLTTMRAPEVLSAKPEPSSVDKESILQVFRIRHFGLVLIIVLLLQSAHATYYNYGYIYLQEIDAPTYLIGVIINIAVLAEILFFFIADKHFGNFSVGALLTIAAIGSTIRWILVFAFPSVVIFCIAQTLHALSFAMAHYAFMKYVVAHVPPTHIAKVQGVYSALALSWGTALFTIFGGFLYEVEPRYAFIGMVICTIPSLLLALYYRRLEQNKEVFQSI
- a CDS encoding polysaccharide deacetylase family protein, coding for MKKYTLSNLLFTFLFLIVLIPLCYLLYNHVLSYWSSPVSAKTSYHEFDAPAIEVNRDFTGVKEYADKVTVLMYHQIIPKKQLNEQHYAENGELKDSIVTLEDFSEQMNYLKENNYPILSLKEFELFMSEKKKVPEKSVLITFDDGYKNVFEFAYPVLKQHGFFAVHFIITGRITDKTVEYDPSDHQYASIEEINRSTDVFDYGNHTHSLHQKNNKGTAYLKAYSPDKVKKDLAKASKQIGNSTAFAAPYGEYSTTTLNILKELDMKMAFTVKAGYAEPTQHTLEIPRQAILPSYTMKDFKYILTKHE